In Aquimarina sp. TRL1, a single window of DNA contains:
- a CDS encoding DUF4350 domain-containing protein produces MRNKKTNILLVVLILILGLLIYVETSKPIPVNWSPSYSKIDKIPLGSYVSHRLIKASLDDSILKDINQPPYEYLTDNPNQEGSYVFINNHIDFDKSEMNQLLAWVAKGNTLFISANTIEKKLLDTLLIKTDQETSYDQVTIHPLVALVNPMLKKESPFLYDRNNYTRYFSAIDTTHATVLGVTQIYRDSLLIDQPKFNYIKHSFYKGNIFLHTFPEAFGNYFMLKDGNYHYTQNLFSYIDAQKPILWDHYYKAGKIFNTSPLYILLNNKHLKWSYYFILIGGVLFIIFEGKRKQRSIPIIPPLKNQTIAFTRTISGMYFEKRKHREIGNKQILLFMDYIRNQLRIPTDSITEQTLSDIAARSNNELDDTKNLFTYFNGFKEKTVVTPDDLIELNRLITNFKAK; encoded by the coding sequence TTGAGAAATAAAAAAACAAACATATTACTGGTTGTACTAATACTGATACTCGGTTTATTAATCTATGTAGAGACTAGTAAGCCTATTCCTGTAAACTGGTCTCCCAGTTATTCTAAAATTGATAAAATTCCTCTGGGGAGTTATGTATCTCATCGGCTGATCAAAGCATCATTAGATGATTCTATACTCAAAGATATTAACCAACCTCCTTATGAATACCTTACTGATAATCCTAATCAAGAAGGGAGCTATGTGTTTATTAATAATCATATTGATTTTGACAAAAGTGAAATGAACCAGCTGTTAGCATGGGTTGCTAAAGGGAATACCTTATTTATCTCTGCTAATACCATCGAAAAAAAACTGCTGGATACCTTACTGATAAAAACAGACCAGGAAACATCTTATGATCAGGTCACAATACATCCGCTGGTTGCTTTGGTGAATCCTATGCTAAAAAAGGAATCCCCTTTTCTATATGACAGAAATAATTACACCCGATATTTTTCAGCAATTGATACCACCCATGCTACAGTTCTGGGAGTAACGCAAATATATAGAGATAGCTTACTTATAGATCAGCCCAAATTCAATTATATAAAACATTCTTTTTATAAAGGGAATATTTTTCTTCATACTTTTCCCGAAGCATTCGGGAATTATTTCATGCTCAAAGATGGTAACTATCACTATACGCAAAACCTCTTTAGTTACATAGATGCTCAGAAGCCAATACTTTGGGATCATTATTACAAAGCTGGAAAAATATTCAACACTTCTCCCTTATATATACTACTCAATAACAAACACCTGAAATGGAGTTATTATTTTATACTCATAGGAGGAGTTTTATTTATTATTTTTGAAGGAAAACGCAAGCAGCGAAGTATTCCTATTATTCCTCCATTAAAAAATCAAACTATTGCTTTTACCAGAACAATTAGCGGGATGTATTTTGAAAAAAGAAAACATCGGGAAATAGGAAACAAACAAATTCTGTTATTTATGGATTACATCAGGAATCAATTGAGAATTCCTACGGATTCCATAACAGAGCAGACCCTGTCAGATATCGCTGCCAGAAGTAATAACGAATTAGATGACACTAAAAATTTATTTACTTACTTTAACGGGTTTAAAGAGAAAACAGTAGTTACCCCGGATGACCTGATCGAATTAAATCGCTTAATCACGAATTTTAAAGCTAAGTAA
- a CDS encoding DUF4129 domain-containing protein, whose protein sequence is MKKIYLFLLLCISFFVETNARTLQENDIQQKREIQYDLNTAPTIRTLDADKIQEFSDQKEFDYTEQEESDNWWSRFKDWISQWWRKLMNWLFDIDSVTGFWLYVLQSLPYILILLILLLIAWLFLKVNPKEILLEKTPSPDVLLSEEEDIIHNKDIQQLIDQAISDKNYRLAIRYYYLLVLKKLSAKEIIEWEAQKTNEDYSNEVTDKLIKKQFKTITRIYDFIWYGSFEVNEKLYRRAEKEFKHITTLIQS, encoded by the coding sequence TTGAAGAAAATATACCTTTTTCTTCTTCTTTGTATTTCTTTCTTTGTAGAGACCAATGCTCGTACCTTACAAGAAAATGATATTCAGCAAAAGAGGGAAATTCAGTATGATCTGAATACAGCGCCTACCATCAGAACACTCGATGCTGATAAAATTCAAGAGTTTTCCGATCAAAAAGAATTTGATTATACAGAACAGGAAGAATCGGATAACTGGTGGTCCCGTTTTAAAGACTGGATCTCTCAATGGTGGAGAAAACTGATGAACTGGTTGTTTGATATTGATAGTGTAACCGGTTTTTGGTTATACGTACTGCAAAGTCTTCCGTATATCTTAATTCTTCTTATTCTGTTACTAATAGCATGGTTATTCCTGAAAGTTAATCCCAAAGAGATCCTTTTAGAAAAAACACCTTCGCCAGATGTTTTACTGTCAGAGGAAGAAGATATTATCCATAATAAAGATATCCAACAACTGATAGATCAAGCTATATCTGATAAAAATTACCGCTTAGCCATTCGCTACTACTATCTTTTGGTTCTCAAAAAACTTTCTGCTAAAGAAATTATTGAATGGGAAGCACAGAAAACAAATGAAGACTATAGCAATGAGGTAACAGATAAGCTTATAAAAAAACAGTTTAAAACCATTACCAGAATCTATGATTTTATTTGGTATGGAAGTTTTGAAGTGAATGAAAAACTATATCGTCGGGCAGAAAAAGAGTTTAAACATATAACCACCTTAATACAATCGTAA
- a CDS encoding stage II sporulation protein M — protein sequence MREATFIKQNKDKWLKFESVLNNNAQISPDELSGLYIEITDHLSYAQTFYPNSQTLAYLNGLASSAHQKIYKTRKEKKNRLLSFWFHEFPLEFYTYRKELLLAFLIAVLFTAIGAYSAATDGAFVRSILGDGYVNMTLNNIANDDPMAVYKKMGETDMFLGITINNIRVALNCFILGILFGIGTLYMLMSNFIMLGSFQYFFYDKGLLWESARTIWIHGTIEIAAIIIAGCAGLVVGKSILFPQTYTRLTSFIRGVKAGLKIVISTIPFFIIAGFLEGFVTRHTEMPDWLAILIILISLGVILFYYVIYPTQLHQISTNEQ from the coding sequence ATGCGTGAAGCTACTTTCATTAAGCAAAATAAAGATAAATGGTTAAAATTTGAAAGCGTTCTGAATAATAATGCTCAAATCTCCCCTGATGAGCTATCCGGACTATATATTGAAATTACGGACCACCTCAGCTATGCCCAAACATTTTACCCTAATAGTCAAACACTTGCGTACCTAAATGGACTTGCTTCGTCTGCACATCAAAAAATATACAAAACTCGAAAAGAAAAAAAGAACAGGCTGTTGTCTTTTTGGTTTCATGAATTCCCCTTAGAATTTTATACCTATCGAAAAGAACTCTTACTTGCTTTTCTTATTGCTGTCCTATTTACCGCTATCGGCGCTTATTCTGCTGCTACAGATGGAGCATTTGTTCGCTCTATCCTCGGAGATGGGTATGTAAACATGACCCTGAATAATATTGCCAATGATGATCCTATGGCTGTATATAAAAAAATGGGAGAAACAGATATGTTTCTGGGAATTACGATTAACAACATACGAGTTGCCCTGAATTGTTTTATTCTTGGGATTTTGTTTGGAATCGGTACCTTATATATGTTGATGAGCAATTTTATCATGCTCGGTTCTTTTCAGTACTTTTTTTATGACAAAGGTCTTTTATGGGAAAGTGCCCGAACGATCTGGATTCATGGTACTATCGAAATAGCTGCAATTATCATAGCAGGCTGTGCCGGTCTGGTTGTTGGAAAATCAATATTATTCCCCCAAACATATACGCGTCTTACTTCTTTTATAAGAGGAGTAAAAGCTGGACTCAAAATTGTAATCAGTACCATCCCTTTCTTTATAATAGCTGGTTTTTTAGAAGGTTTTGTGACCCGACATACAGAAATGCCTGACTGGCTAGCAATACTAATAATCCTTATTTCACTAGGTGTTATCCTTTTTTATTATGTGATATATCCTACTCAATTACATCAAATATCAACCAATGAACAATAA
- a CDS encoding RDD family protein, producing the protein MDNFQIETAQNVSIQQNIAGIGERILAYLIDLMILIVYVFIMAFVVGVLSDAVTNQWVLSLLFGLPFFLYFLLWETFWDGKTPGKAAMKIKVAKLDGSRPKFSDYLIRWLLRLVDISISSGGVAICVILLRGKGQRLGDMAANTTVIDEKKRVSFKDTILVEVADDYLPVYPQVTVFDDAQIRKIKAVYTAAKRDGKHNVILQLSEKVSSLMEVSPEEKPLQFIDRVLSDYNYYTQQL; encoded by the coding sequence ATGGATAATTTTCAAATAGAAACTGCCCAAAATGTAAGTATTCAGCAAAACATCGCAGGGATAGGAGAACGTATTCTGGCATATTTAATAGATTTGATGATTTTAATCGTCTACGTTTTTATCATGGCTTTTGTAGTAGGAGTACTGAGTGATGCCGTGACCAATCAATGGGTACTTTCCTTACTATTTGGATTGCCTTTTTTCTTATACTTTTTACTTTGGGAGACATTCTGGGATGGAAAAACCCCGGGAAAGGCAGCTATGAAAATAAAAGTAGCAAAGTTAGACGGTTCCAGACCAAAGTTTTCGGATTATTTAATTCGATGGTTATTGCGCTTGGTCGATATTTCTATAAGCTCTGGAGGCGTTGCAATTTGCGTCATATTATTACGGGGAAAAGGACAACGATTAGGTGATATGGCGGCTAATACTACTGTAATTGATGAAAAAAAACGAGTATCTTTTAAAGATACCATTTTAGTGGAAGTAGCGGACGACTACCTTCCTGTTTATCCTCAGGTAACTGTTTTTGATGATGCTCAAATCAGAAAAATTAAAGCAGTTTATACAGCAGCAAAACGAGATGGAAAACACAATGTAATTTTGCAATTATCAGAAAAAGTGAGTTCCCTGATGGAGGTTAGTCCAGAAGAAAAACCGTTGCAATTCATAGATAGAGTATTATCAGATTATAACTACTATACACAGCAGCTTTAA
- a CDS encoding tetratricopeptide repeat protein, with protein sequence MNSIKYIFITFVFFLFSEGIQAQNNKIDSLKNELEKHKTNDTIRVNLLYDLASSYLRKDVNSTKLYLEKAEKLSNALNYTKGKAKVAYLNGVVFSTRSKFDQAIKSFHEAILLYEIINLKEGLSKCYTGLGITAYYNHEYRKSIGYHQQSIQINKEIKNEKNIAVSLKYIAYAHSDMSNYDEALNCLNKALAINRKYNNEVEISSCLNNIGILYHEKGNNPLALEFYNKSLFIAKKIKDTSAISKALNNIGIIYKMNQQYEKAIQNYKESLKIEEKVGNKRYISNALNNLGIVYNRKGDSENALIFLNKALEISREILYKDQISTCLNNIGDVYLFLLKDNKKALKSYTEAKTINLEIEDNLGLCNSYLGIATVYANQKKYDKALSNVLKSKELSEQHDLLDFKKDAYELLSNIYKNTGNFKEAFFSHQKFKVISDSLLNKKGIERMTALEYEYKYKNELESAEKRELRLTKTVKKTSQDLAKSQRDLLLGIIAFLVIILLLGAIIFFLKLRNEKSKTQHIVIEQKLLRSQMTPHFIFNSLSVLQGMILNKEEKKSVSYLSKFSKLLRIILENSRDKTVLLSQELKAVRNYLALQTLESKSCKYTVFVEDAIDETLFRISPMLIQPFVENAIEHAFINQEEEKIIEIHLSYLNNDLICKISDNGVGIDSLKKKKNQEKKSLSTIITSERLEILSKDFKTRGSVVVEDRKKYNEKGTVVTLVIPYILQKN encoded by the coding sequence ATGAATTCTATTAAATATATTTTCATAACATTTGTTTTTTTTCTTTTCTCAGAAGGCATACAAGCTCAGAATAACAAGATTGACAGTCTAAAAAATGAATTAGAAAAACATAAAACAAATGATACGATTCGAGTAAATTTATTATATGATTTAGCATCTTCGTATCTTCGAAAAGATGTGAATTCTACCAAATTATACTTGGAGAAAGCTGAAAAATTAAGTAATGCGTTAAACTATACAAAAGGAAAAGCAAAAGTAGCATACTTAAACGGAGTTGTTTTTTCCACCCGATCAAAGTTTGATCAAGCTATTAAAAGCTTTCATGAAGCCATTCTATTATATGAAATTATTAATTTAAAAGAAGGACTATCAAAATGCTATACCGGTTTAGGAATTACTGCATATTATAATCATGAGTATAGAAAATCTATAGGATATCATCAACAATCTATACAAATTAATAAAGAGATTAAAAATGAAAAAAATATTGCTGTAAGTTTAAAATACATTGCTTATGCTCATTCCGATATGAGTAATTATGATGAGGCGCTAAATTGTTTAAATAAAGCATTAGCCATTAATAGGAAATATAATAATGAGGTTGAAATTTCGAGTTGCTTAAATAATATAGGTATTTTATATCATGAAAAAGGAAACAACCCTCTTGCTTTAGAGTTTTACAATAAATCATTATTTATTGCAAAAAAAATAAAAGACACTTCAGCTATCTCAAAGGCTTTAAATAATATAGGGATTATTTATAAAATGAATCAGCAATATGAAAAAGCGATACAAAATTATAAAGAGTCTTTAAAAATAGAGGAAAAAGTAGGAAATAAACGATATATCAGTAATGCTTTAAATAACTTAGGAATAGTTTATAATAGAAAAGGTGATAGTGAAAATGCCCTCATTTTTTTAAACAAGGCTTTAGAAATAAGTAGGGAGATATTATATAAAGATCAGATTTCTACTTGTTTAAATAATATTGGTGATGTCTATTTATTTTTACTAAAAGACAACAAAAAAGCACTTAAAAGTTATACAGAAGCCAAAACGATTAATCTAGAGATTGAAGATAATTTAGGGTTATGTAATTCTTATTTGGGTATAGCCACTGTTTATGCAAATCAAAAAAAATATGATAAAGCATTATCTAATGTTTTAAAAAGTAAAGAGCTCTCTGAACAACACGATCTTTTAGATTTCAAAAAAGATGCCTACGAATTACTTTCAAATATTTATAAGAATACGGGCAATTTTAAAGAAGCATTTTTTAGCCATCAAAAATTCAAAGTGATAAGTGATAGCCTTCTAAATAAAAAGGGGATTGAGCGAATGACAGCATTAGAATATGAGTACAAATACAAAAATGAATTAGAGTCTGCAGAAAAAAGAGAATTAAGATTAACAAAAACTGTAAAAAAAACCTCTCAGGATTTAGCAAAATCACAACGTGATTTATTACTGGGTATAATTGCTTTTTTAGTTATAATATTACTTTTGGGAGCCATCATTTTCTTTTTAAAACTGAGAAATGAAAAATCCAAAACTCAACATATTGTAATCGAACAAAAACTGTTACGTTCACAAATGACTCCTCATTTTATATTTAATTCACTTTCTGTTTTGCAAGGAATGATATTAAATAAAGAAGAAAAAAAGTCAGTTTCATATTTATCCAAATTTTCAAAGTTACTTCGTATTATATTAGAAAATTCAAGAGATAAAACCGTTCTATTATCCCAAGAATTAAAAGCAGTAAGAAATTACCTGGCGCTTCAAACTTTAGAGAGTAAATCGTGTAAGTATACTGTTTTTGTAGAAGATGCCATAGATGAAACCTTATTTAGAATATCACCCATGCTTATTCAACCCTTTGTTGAAAACGCTATAGAACATGCTTTTATTAATCAAGAAGAAGAGAAAATCATTGAGATACACTTATCATATCTGAATAATGATTTGATTTGTAAGATTTCAGATAATGGCGTTGGGATTGACTCTTTGAAGAAGAAGAAAAATCAAGAAAAGAAATCATTGTCCACTATCATAACCTCAGAGCGATTAGAGATCTTATCAAAAGACTTTAAAACGAGAGGATCGGTTGTCGTTGAAGATCGAAAAAAATATAATGAAAAAGGGACAGTAGTTACCTTAGTAATCCCTTATATTTTACAAAAAAACTAA
- a CDS encoding trypsin-like peptidase domain-containing protein, giving the protein MNIIKNIEKSVYRINTANGSGTGFYSLQDHVVVTNYHVVSGCLSVSVEGQDRNRYLAKVVYINQGKDIAFLQVENLPKPVETIHIKHNNETISRDKVLVLGYPYGMPFTVTEGIVSNPRQVIDGRNFIQTDAAINPGNSGGPVINEKGELVGIVTSKFSDADNMGFAIPMETLREELEIVSELSGKFTLGCPSCNGLIEEKTEYCLNCGNDIDEKLFEENPLSDFSLKVEEAITKLDLDPVLTRSGRERWYFHQGSAEIRMFVYDNNYLFATSPLNDLPRKNLAEVYEYILTADIGKHRLSISNNQIFLSYRIHISDLYSENKEEFLEDIAQLALKADDLDDMFVTNFGAKMTQYSKQLQNF; this is encoded by the coding sequence ATGAATATCATTAAAAATATAGAAAAATCTGTGTATAGAATCAATACGGCAAATGGATCTGGAACAGGATTTTATAGCCTGCAAGATCATGTTGTTGTAACTAATTATCACGTAGTATCTGGCTGTTTATCAGTAAGTGTAGAAGGGCAGGACAGGAATAGATATTTAGCAAAGGTTGTGTATATAAATCAAGGAAAAGACATTGCTTTTTTACAAGTAGAAAACTTACCAAAACCTGTCGAAACCATACATATCAAGCACAATAACGAAACCATTTCCAGAGATAAAGTGTTGGTGTTGGGATATCCATATGGTATGCCATTTACTGTTACAGAAGGGATTGTGTCTAATCCCAGACAGGTTATTGACGGCAGGAACTTTATACAAACAGATGCTGCGATTAATCCGGGAAATAGTGGTGGTCCCGTAATTAATGAAAAAGGGGAATTAGTAGGTATTGTAACCTCTAAGTTTTCAGATGCGGATAATATGGGATTTGCTATCCCGATGGAAACGCTCCGTGAAGAATTGGAAATTGTTAGTGAGTTATCTGGTAAGTTTACTTTAGGCTGTCCTAGTTGTAATGGCTTAATTGAAGAAAAAACAGAATATTGCCTTAATTGTGGAAACGATATTGATGAAAAACTATTTGAAGAAAATCCGCTTTCAGATTTTAGTTTAAAAGTAGAAGAAGCCATTACCAAATTAGATTTAGATCCCGTTTTGACAAGATCAGGTCGGGAACGGTGGTATTTTCATCAAGGGAGTGCAGAAATACGAATGTTTGTGTATGATAATAATTATTTATTTGCGACCTCTCCATTAAATGATTTACCCCGAAAAAATTTAGCAGAAGTATATGAATATATTTTAACTGCTGATATAGGAAAGCATAGATTATCCATTTCTAACAATCAGATATTTCTTTCCTACCGCATTCATATAAGTGATTTGTATTCAGAGAACAAAGAAGAATTTCTCGAAGATATCGCTCAACTGGCTTTAAAGGCAGATGATTTAGATGATATGTTCGTAACTAATTTCGGTGCAAAAATGACACAGTATAGTAAACAACTACAGAACTTTTAA
- a CDS encoding peptidylprolyl isomerase, producing the protein MSFVRIFYIISCATVFFLSSCEDKQSKQKIPPIKNIKKTTTSSKSATDTASSTPKEEKKEDIEAFRLSNDNLHAFFEDYGKKHPESLVKVTTKFGDIHIKLYKETPLHRANFIYLVKEKYFDETFFYRVAKGFVIQGGNSDRQQMAQRRFEIGDYTLPQEPIKRLKHVRGAVALSKQWVDNPSNRSTPFEFFIVAARKGAPHLDGEHTIFGKVIKGMSVVDKISNVPVDGSEWPIENIFIKATVIK; encoded by the coding sequence ATGTCATTCGTTAGAATCTTTTATATAATTAGCTGTGCAACTGTATTCTTCTTGTCTAGTTGTGAAGATAAACAATCTAAACAGAAAATACCTCCTATTAAAAATATAAAAAAAACTACCACTTCTTCTAAATCTGCAACTGATACGGCCTCTTCTACTCCTAAAGAAGAAAAGAAAGAAGACATCGAAGCTTTCAGGCTATCTAATGACAACCTCCATGCTTTTTTTGAAGATTACGGTAAAAAGCATCCGGAATCACTGGTGAAGGTGACAACTAAGTTTGGAGATATCCATATAAAACTCTACAAAGAAACCCCACTACACAGAGCTAACTTTATCTATCTGGTCAAGGAAAAATATTTTGATGAAACCTTTTTTTACCGAGTAGCTAAAGGATTTGTTATCCAAGGTGGGAACAGTGACCGTCAACAAATGGCTCAAAGACGCTTTGAAATTGGGGATTATACCTTACCTCAGGAGCCTATTAAACGATTAAAACATGTTCGCGGTGCTGTAGCCCTGTCTAAACAATGGGTTGATAACCCGTCAAACCGTTCTACCCCATTTGAATTTTTTATCGTAGCTGCCAGAAAAGGAGCTCCTCATCTTGATGGAGAGCATACCATCTTTGGGAAAGTTATCAAGGGGATGTCTGTGGTGGATAAAATCTCTAATGTTCCAGTTGACGGCAGTGAATGGCCAATAGAAAATATTTTTATTAAAGCCACTGTAATTAAATAG
- a CDS encoding CoA pyrophosphatase — protein sequence MTFDTFNKLVPKIQKMSVPGEVSHRLMTPGDRERALKSIHIESKNPRNAAVMMLLYPKNNHMHLVLILRPTYEGVHSGQIALPGGKAELGDKDYLATALRETNEEVGVHTAGVRMLKKMTKVYIPPSNFWVHPYMGTIDHRPDFIAQEEEVEEIIEVPLTELLDEKNVNSKKLTTSYATNIEVPIFELNSYDVWGATAMMLSELKMLLKRAIV from the coding sequence ATGACATTTGATACATTTAATAAGTTAGTCCCAAAAATACAGAAAATGTCAGTGCCGGGAGAAGTTTCTCACAGACTTATGACCCCAGGAGACAGAGAAAGAGCATTAAAAAGTATCCATATAGAAAGTAAGAATCCTAGAAATGCAGCGGTTATGATGTTGCTATACCCCAAAAATAACCATATGCATTTAGTTTTGATTTTACGTCCCACATATGAAGGAGTACATTCCGGGCAGATCGCACTGCCGGGAGGCAAGGCAGAATTGGGTGACAAGGATTATCTAGCGACAGCGCTACGGGAAACTAATGAAGAAGTAGGAGTACATACGGCAGGTGTTCGTATGCTAAAAAAAATGACCAAAGTATATATCCCGCCGTCTAATTTCTGGGTGCATCCTTATATGGGAACAATCGATCATCGCCCAGACTTTATTGCTCAGGAAGAAGAAGTAGAAGAGATTATCGAGGTACCACTGACAGAATTACTTGACGAAAAAAATGTAAACAGTAAAAAATTAACTACTTCTTATGCTACGAATATAGAAGTACCGATCTTTGAATTAAACAGTTATGATGTCTGGGGAGCAACTGCAATGATGTTGAGTGAGCTTAAAATGCTTTTAAAGCGGGCTATAGTATAA
- a CDS encoding 1-acyl-sn-glycerol-3-phosphate acyltransferase: protein MKFFKRNRFGHILFLKKWLIRIMGTITHRRYRGFNELQIEGSEVIKNLRDNNVLFVSNHQTYFADVVAMFHVFNASLSGRVDSIKNVGYLWQPKLNLYYVAAKETMRDGLLARILAYAGAITVERTWREKGKDINRQVKMSDITNISHALEDGWVITFPQGTTKPFKPIRKGTAHIIKRYKPIVIPIVIDGFRRSFDKKGIRIKKRGILQSMVIKEPLDIDYDNESIDEIVEKLEYAIEQHPSFLKVIPKEEIAAQEELNKKRQWEY, encoded by the coding sequence ATGAAATTCTTTAAAAGAAATCGTTTTGGACATATTTTGTTTCTAAAGAAATGGCTGATCCGCATAATGGGAACGATAACGCACAGACGTTATCGGGGGTTTAACGAACTACAAATAGAAGGAAGCGAAGTGATTAAAAACCTTCGTGATAATAATGTATTGTTTGTGTCGAACCATCAAACCTATTTTGCAGATGTAGTAGCGATGTTTCATGTTTTTAATGCAAGTTTAAGCGGACGTGTAGACTCTATTAAAAATGTAGGATATCTTTGGCAACCCAAACTAAACCTGTATTATGTAGCAGCAAAAGAAACGATGAGAGATGGATTGCTAGCCAGGATATTAGCATATGCAGGAGCAATAACTGTAGAACGCACCTGGAGAGAAAAAGGAAAAGATATCAACCGACAGGTAAAAATGAGTGATATTACCAATATATCCCACGCATTAGAGGATGGATGGGTAATTACTTTTCCGCAGGGAACAACCAAACCCTTTAAACCCATCCGAAAAGGAACAGCTCATATCATTAAACGGTATAAACCAATAGTAATTCCGATTGTTATTGACGGATTCAGAAGATCTTTTGATAAAAAAGGAATACGAATAAAGAAAAGAGGTATTCTACAATCAATGGTTATCAAAGAACCACTGGATATCGATTATGATAATGAATCGATTGATGAGATTGTAGAAAAACTGGAATACGCTATAGAACAACATCCTTCGTTTTTAAAAGTAATTCCAAAAGAAGAAATTGCAGCACAAGAAGAATTAAATAAAAAACGACAGTGGGAATACTAA
- a CDS encoding alpha/beta fold hydrolase: protein MIEEQSIIIIAEDGYELSAILRVPTRDRKGIVQIHSGTGIPQQLYANFASYLTEKGYATLTFDYRGIAESAPASLKGFKATIRDWGMLDMTAVFNWVLTHFPEDKKIIVAHSMGGQMIGLMKNCDQIDQLVLIASSTGYWKDMDSPYKWLPAFFWYIMIPVHTKIFGYVNARKVKQGENLPRGVALEWRKWCTNPTYFEDDFRDTNQSLFFDKIKIPLLSIQVADDPLANQTTATKLLKYYKNAQIQIQRIIPAEMGVQKIGHTGYFSRKFKDNLWKKLVTEL from the coding sequence ATGATAGAAGAACAATCAATAATAATTATAGCAGAGGATGGTTATGAACTGTCTGCAATCTTAAGGGTTCCTACACGTGATCGAAAAGGAATTGTTCAGATACATAGTGGCACAGGAATTCCTCAACAATTATATGCGAATTTCGCCTCCTACCTTACAGAAAAAGGTTATGCAACTCTTACATTTGACTATAGAGGAATTGCTGAGTCTGCTCCGGCATCTTTAAAAGGATTCAAAGCTACAATCCGAGACTGGGGGATGTTAGATATGACAGCAGTTTTTAATTGGGTATTGACTCATTTTCCTGAGGATAAAAAAATTATTGTAGCGCATAGTATGGGGGGACAGATGATCGGATTGATGAAAAATTGTGATCAAATTGATCAGTTGGTTTTAATTGCATCTTCTACAGGGTATTGGAAAGATATGGATAGTCCGTATAAATGGCTTCCGGCTTTTTTTTGGTATATAATGATTCCGGTTCACACAAAAATATTCGGGTATGTTAATGCCAGAAAAGTAAAACAAGGAGAAAACCTGCCTAGAGGAGTGGCGTTGGAATGGAGAAAATGGTGTACTAATCCAACCTATTTTGAAGATGATTTTAGAGACACTAACCAATCTTTATTTTTTGATAAAATAAAAATCCCATTATTATCTATTCAGGTGGCAGATGATCCTTTAGCTAATCAAACTACAGCGACTAAGTTATTAAAGTATTATAAAAATGCACAGATACAAATACAACGAATAATCCCGGCAGAAATGGGAGTACAGAAAATAGGGCATACGGGCTATTTCTCCAGAAAATTTAAAGACAATTTATGGAAGAAACTCGTAACAGAGTTGTGA